A DNA window from Tachysurus fulvidraco isolate hzauxx_2018 chromosome 4, HZAU_PFXX_2.0, whole genome shotgun sequence contains the following coding sequences:
- the LOC125141060 gene encoding salivary glue protein Sgs-3-like — protein sequence TVTTETYTPTPTTETATTTQYTTQVTPPPTSAETTALTTTVTTETSTTTPTIESATTTLYTTQPTTPPTSAETTAVTTTVTTETSTTTTTTESATTTQPTTPPTSAETTAVTTTVTTETSTPTPTTESATTTPYTTKRTTPAETTAVTTTVTTETSTPTTTTESATTTPYTTQPTTPPTSAETTAVTTTVTTETSTTTPTTETATTTPYKTEPTTPPTLAVTTTPTTETSTTTPTIESAITTLYTIQPTTPPTSAETAALTTTPTTETSTTTPTIESATTTLYTTQPTTPPTSAETTAETTTVTTETSTTTPTTESATTTPYTTQTTTPPTSAETTAVTTTPTTETSTTTPTIESATTTLYTTQPTTPPTSAETTAVTTTFTTETSTTTPTTESAT from the exons actgttacaactgaaacctacactccaacaccaacaacagaaactgccaccacaacacagtacacaacacaagttacaccaccaccaacatcagcagaaactactgcattgacaaccactgttacaactgaaacatccactacaacaccaacaatagaatctgccaccacaactctatacacaacacaacctacaacaccaccaacatcagcagaaactactgcagtgacaaccactgttacaactgaaacctccactacaacaacaacaacagaatctgccaccacaacacaaccaacaacaccaccaacatcagcagaaactactgcagtgacaaccactgttacaactgaaacatccactccaacaccaacaacagaatctgccaccacaactccatacacaacaAAACGTACAACaccagcagaaactactgcagtgacaaccactgttacaactgaaacatccactccaacaacaacgacagaatctgccaccacaactccatacacaacacaacctacaacaccaccaacatcagcagaaactactgcagtgacaaccactgttacaactgaaacatccactacaacaccaacaacagaaactgccaccacaactccataCAAAACagaacctacaacaccaccgacatta gcagtgacaaccactccaacaactgaaacatccactacaacaccaactaTAGAATCTGCCatcacaactctatacacaatacaacctacaacaccaccaacatcagcagaaactgcTGCactgacaaccactccaacaactgaaacatccactacaacaccaactatagaatctgccaccacaactctatacacaacacaacctacaacaccaccaacatcagcagaaactactgcagagacaaccactgttaccactgaaacatccactacaacaccaacaacagaatctgccaccacaactccatacacaacacaaactacaacaccaccaacatcagcagaaactactgcagtgacaaccactccaacaactgaaacatccactacaacaccaactatagaatctgccaccacaactctatacacaacacaacctacaacaccaccaacatcagcagaaactactgcagtgacaaccacttttacaactgaaacatccactacaacaccaacaacagaatctgccacc